A DNA window from Candidatus Zixiibacteriota bacterium contains the following coding sequences:
- a CDS encoding peptide deformylase: MAVRPILQLGNPLLWRVSEPVTDISSLDLPALINDLQNTLADFRSRFGFGRGVAAPQIGILKRVIYVRIHPEGFTGPLINPRIVWHSESTIELWDDCFSFPGLLVKVSRAATIRVMYEDPAGTSCSIDAKGELSELLQHEIDHLDGILATDRALSPRSFMMRTEREIARPGQ, translated from the coding sequence ATGGCTGTTCGCCCAATTCTACAACTTGGCAATCCACTGCTTTGGCGAGTGTCTGAGCCGGTGACGGATATTTCGTCTCTGGATCTGCCAGCTCTCATAAACGACCTTCAAAACACGCTTGCGGATTTCCGCAGTCGCTTTGGCTTTGGCCGGGGCGTTGCAGCACCACAGATAGGAATCCTGAAACGGGTGATATATGTACGCATTCACCCCGAAGGATTCACCGGACCGCTTATCAATCCGAGAATCGTGTGGCACAGCGAGAGCACCATTGAACTCTGGGATGACTGCTTCAGTTTTCCCGGGTTGCTTGTGAAGGTGAGCCGAGCCGCCACCATACGCGTGATGTACGAAGACCCGGCAGGCACCAGTTGCTCGATCGATGCCAAGGGAGAACTCTCTGAATTGCTGCAGCACGAGATCGATCATCTCGATGGGATTCTTGCGACCGACCGCGCGCTCTCGCCGCGTTCGTTTATGATGCGGACAGAACGGGAAATCGCCCGGCCCGGCCAGTGA